One part of the Candidatus Eisenbacteria bacterium genome encodes these proteins:
- a CDS encoding SIS domain-containing protein gives MSAPRSLDSLDLAVLDPASMHRRIAGLAVDARHAHEAAAGLDWTARPRPRALAVSGMGGSAIAADLLRGYLEEELEFPVAVVRDYSLPGWVTPDCLFVASSYSGNTEETLAAYLEARRRGVPRVALCSGGRLADLANEDGVPRASYPPGYPPRAPRWRGRSSPCWGCS, from the coding sequence ATGAGCGCGCCGCGATCCCTGGACTCCCTGGACCTCGCCGTCCTGGATCCCGCCTCCATGCACCGCCGCATCGCGGGGCTGGCCGTGGATGCGCGCCACGCCCACGAGGCCGCCGCGGGGCTCGACTGGACCGCCCGCCCGCGGCCGCGCGCGCTGGCGGTTTCGGGGATGGGTGGCTCGGCGATCGCGGCCGACCTGCTGCGCGGCTACCTCGAGGAGGAGCTGGAATTCCCGGTGGCGGTGGTGCGCGACTACTCGCTGCCCGGCTGGGTGACGCCCGACTGTCTGTTCGTGGCCTCGTCGTATTCGGGAAACACCGAGGAGACCCTGGCGGCCTACCTGGAGGCGCGCCGCCGCGGGGTGCCCCGCGTGGCCCTGTGCTCGGGGGGGCGCCTGGCTGACCTGGCCAACGAGGACGGAGTGCCGCGCGCCTCGTACCCGCCCGGGTACCCGCCGCGCGCGCCGCGCTGGCGTGGTCGTTCTTCACCCTGCTGGGGGTGTTCGTGA
- the ptsP gene encoding phosphoenolpyruvate--protein phosphotransferase — MSPRSATFEGVAASPGIAIGTVLTLSWDDMRVPERSIPAESVEAEVQRFEAALLEAGRELGEIRDAYSSEMGEEAAQVLDAQLLLLTDVMVRDATVEDIRREHKNAAFLFKKVLASARHHLENVANEYMRERATDVMDVERRVLHHLLARSAPGLRDLSEPVVLVARDVPPSETVLMRPGQVLGFALESGGRTSHSVIVARSRGIPAVVCVPGICRAVRDGDTLVLDGNEGRLELNPDEATLERYRRKKREFEEFEQRLEATRRLPAVTMDGRRIAVMANIETPDEAGELRARGAEGVGLYRTEFFYLDHASLPSEEDQLRAYRRVAEAVAPDPVVVRTIDVGGDKVASYMGATPEENPFRGWRGIRYSLAHEDIFRVQLRAIYRASAFGQLQIMIPMVTQVGEVLRTRELCRQVMEELTREGHAFAADVPLGIMVETPAAVLMADHLARHSDFFSIGSNDLLQFTLAVDRGNERASKLYEPLDVAVLRAIRLTVQAGHRRGFPISVCGEMSNDPLACVALVGLGVDKISTSPFGLPSIKSILRSIAYEEAHEWMEDAVRLESASQVRAFLTERLPQATEILSWGTVPGRKTT; from the coding sequence ATGAGCCCAAGATCCGCGACATTCGAGGGGGTGGCGGCGTCACCGGGCATCGCCATCGGCACCGTGTTGACGCTCTCCTGGGACGACATGCGCGTGCCGGAGCGCAGCATTCCGGCGGAGAGCGTCGAGGCGGAGGTGCAGCGCTTCGAGGCGGCCCTGCTCGAGGCCGGGCGCGAGCTGGGCGAGATACGGGACGCCTACTCGAGCGAGATGGGCGAGGAGGCGGCGCAGGTGCTCGACGCGCAGCTGCTGCTGCTCACCGACGTCATGGTCCGCGACGCCACCGTGGAGGACATCCGGCGGGAGCACAAGAACGCCGCATTCCTGTTCAAGAAGGTGCTCGCCTCCGCGCGCCATCACCTCGAGAACGTGGCCAATGAATACATGCGCGAGCGGGCCACCGACGTGATGGACGTGGAGCGCCGGGTGCTCCACCACCTGCTGGCGCGGAGTGCGCCGGGGCTGCGCGACCTGAGCGAGCCGGTGGTGCTGGTGGCGCGCGACGTGCCGCCCAGTGAGACGGTGCTGATGCGGCCCGGCCAGGTGCTGGGCTTCGCGCTGGAGTCGGGGGGACGCACCTCGCACTCGGTGATCGTGGCGCGCTCGCGCGGCATCCCCGCGGTGGTGTGCGTGCCGGGGATCTGCCGCGCCGTGCGGGACGGCGACACCCTGGTGCTGGACGGCAATGAGGGCCGCCTCGAGCTGAACCCGGACGAGGCGACGCTGGAGCGCTACCGGCGCAAGAAGCGCGAGTTCGAGGAGTTCGAACAGCGGCTGGAGGCGACCCGCAGGCTGCCCGCGGTCACCATGGACGGCCGCCGCATCGCGGTGATGGCCAACATCGAGACCCCGGACGAGGCCGGCGAGCTGCGGGCCCGCGGCGCCGAGGGCGTGGGCCTGTACCGCACCGAGTTCTTCTACCTCGACCACGCCTCGCTGCCTTCCGAGGAGGACCAGCTCCGGGCCTACCGCAGGGTGGCCGAGGCGGTGGCGCCCGACCCGGTGGTGGTGCGCACCATCGACGTGGGCGGGGACAAGGTGGCGTCGTACATGGGCGCCACGCCCGAGGAGAATCCCTTCCGGGGCTGGCGCGGCATCCGATACTCGCTGGCCCACGAGGATATCTTCCGGGTGCAGCTGCGGGCCATCTACCGCGCCAGCGCGTTCGGGCAGCTCCAGATCATGATCCCCATGGTCACGCAGGTGGGGGAGGTGCTCCGCACCCGCGAGCTGTGCCGGCAGGTCATGGAGGAGCTCACCCGCGAGGGCCACGCGTTCGCCGCGGACGTGCCGCTGGGGATCATGGTGGAGACCCCCGCGGCGGTCCTGATGGCCGATCACCTGGCGCGCCACAGCGACTTCTTCAGCATCGGCTCCAATGACCTGCTCCAGTTCACGCTGGCGGTGGACCGCGGCAACGAGCGCGCCTCGAAGCTGTATGAGCCGCTGGATGTCGCCGTGTTGCGCGCCATCCGGCTGACGGTGCAGGCGGGCCACCGCCGGGGCTTCCCGATCTCGGTGTGCGGCGAAATGTCCAATGACCCGCTGGCGTGCGTGGCGCTGGTGGGCCTGGGCGTGGACAAGATCTCCACCAGCCCCTTCGGGCTTCCCAGCATCAAGAGCATCCTGCGCTCCATCGCCTACGAGGAGGCGCACGAGTGGATGGAGGACGCGGTGCGCCTGGAGTCGGCCTCCCAGGTGCGCGCCTTCCTCACCGAACGGCTGCCGCAGGCCACCGAGATCCTGAGCTGGGGCACCGTCCCCGGGAGGAAGACTACATGA
- a CDS encoding HPr family phosphocarrier protein, whose product MYSEDVTIENELGLHARPAALFTRTATRFKSEVFVTKDGQQINGKSILGVMMLAAYQGTVLNIQAEGEDEREAVAALVELVKSKFGER is encoded by the coding sequence GTGTATTCTGAAGATGTCACCATCGAAAACGAGCTGGGTCTGCACGCGCGTCCCGCGGCGCTGTTCACGCGCACCGCGACCCGGTTCAAGTCCGAGGTGTTCGTGACCAAGGACGGGCAGCAGATCAACGGCAAGAGCATCCTGGGCGTGATGATGCTCGCCGCCTACCAGGGGACCGTCCTGAACATCCAGGCCGAGGGGGAGGATGAGCGCGAGGCGGTCGCCGCGCTGGTGGAGCTGGTGAAGAGCAAGTTCGGGGAGCGCTGA
- a CDS encoding PTS sugar transporter subunit IIC, whose translation MSPAGPLGNPALLGAEFFALGALLGADQVAGPQWMLSQPLVAGALAGALTGEPRIGLLVGLVAQLAWNGAVPVGSRPNPDVSGGTLAGVLAASAVAPGEGWLRAAVAGAAVALVVGWLGAWPAAWNRRWNSRWTGWALAAPSDRECARRVDSAQRLGWLCTAGLSGTWVLAAGAAGTWGAGALLAWIPARGGAGGALPALAWGLGLAAAALAFGGGARRDWIWAAGGAALAAGLKLAGAL comes from the coding sequence GTGAGCCCGGCCGGCCCGCTCGGGAACCCCGCCCTGCTGGGGGCGGAGTTCTTCGCCCTGGGCGCGCTCCTGGGCGCCGACCAGGTGGCGGGCCCGCAGTGGATGCTGTCGCAGCCGCTGGTGGCGGGGGCGCTCGCGGGTGCCCTGACCGGCGAACCGCGCATCGGCCTGCTGGTGGGCCTGGTGGCGCAACTGGCGTGGAACGGGGCCGTGCCCGTGGGCAGCCGGCCCAACCCGGATGTCTCCGGCGGCACGCTGGCGGGGGTGCTGGCCGCCTCGGCCGTGGCGCCCGGCGAAGGCTGGCTGCGGGCCGCCGTGGCCGGCGCCGCGGTGGCGCTCGTCGTCGGCTGGCTGGGGGCGTGGCCGGCCGCCTGGAACCGCCGCTGGAACTCCCGCTGGACCGGCTGGGCGCTGGCGGCGCCTTCGGATCGGGAATGCGCCCGCCGCGTGGATTCCGCCCAGCGCTTGGGCTGGCTGTGCACCGCGGGGCTTTCCGGCACCTGGGTGCTGGCGGCCGGTGCGGCCGGGACGTGGGGCGCGGGCGCGCTGCTGGCCTGGATTCCCGCGCGGGGCGGGGCGGGCGGGGCGCTGCCGGCCCTGGCGTGGGGCCTGGGACTGGCGGCGGCGGCGCTGGCTTTCGGCGGGGGCGCGCGGCGCGACTGGATCTGGGCCGCCGGGGGGGCGGCGCTCGCCGCGGGGCTCAAGCTGGCGGGAGCGCTGTAG
- a CDS encoding DUF1926 domain-containing protein, whose protein sequence is MKRVSLILALHNHQPVGNFDHVFEECTRRSYLPVLDTWAEFPHVPLSLHNSGILWDWLGAHHPEYLGRVAAMVSAGQLELLTGGYYEPILAAIPDADKVGQVRKLSAFLESRFGARPETLWLTERVWEPGLPAPLAEAGVRAVLVDDEHFHAAGVPHRDLAGCFRTEEGGGSVGVFPILKELRYLIPFHPPEETLAFLRDWADDSGERVAVLGDDGEKFGVWPGTHKSVFEEGWLRRFLELLSEQREWLEVTTPSRWMAAHPPRGLVYLPTASYTELTEWALPTAAQSELAEVKRRTAGVPGVEGFLRGGFWRNFLSKYPESNRMHKRALDLSRRIHELPDGRREAALDPLWQAQCNCAYWHGVFGGLYLPHLRDAVHRRLQQAETALDQARGLALSAREVDLYNEEGRAWVLRNAHVSLGVAPDMGGMLFEWADARTGHDLGNTLARRAEAYHHKVAGAVYGASQGGSVSLETSATAKEPDLERLLVADRLPRASLQDHILAPETSREDFARSAHEEWGEFAGLPYAAELDWDRGKVSMELRRRAWAGPARATELEIVKRITLREDDPGFEVRIVVSHVGGVPIDARFGVEWNLTFLTGEADDRWADFFEAGGRERMGAVRGLAGVRRVRAADEWLDLAVETTVEPAAGAWTFPVETVSYSEAGFERVYQGTCVLFLWPHRLAAGESLELRVEPRHGHAAAAPAAAAARGDSA, encoded by the coding sequence GTGAAACGCGTCTCCCTCATCCTGGCCCTGCACAATCATCAGCCCGTGGGCAACTTCGACCATGTGTTCGAGGAGTGCACCCGGCGCTCGTACCTCCCGGTGCTCGACACCTGGGCCGAATTCCCCCACGTGCCGCTGAGCCTGCACAACTCCGGGATCCTGTGGGACTGGCTCGGGGCGCACCACCCGGAGTACCTCGGGCGCGTGGCGGCGATGGTCTCGGCGGGGCAGCTGGAGCTGCTCACGGGCGGCTACTACGAGCCGATCCTGGCCGCCATCCCCGACGCGGACAAGGTGGGGCAGGTGCGCAAGCTGAGCGCGTTCCTGGAATCGCGCTTCGGCGCCCGGCCCGAGACGCTGTGGCTCACCGAGCGGGTGTGGGAGCCGGGGCTGCCCGCGCCGCTGGCGGAGGCCGGCGTGCGCGCGGTGCTGGTGGACGACGAGCACTTCCACGCCGCGGGTGTGCCGCACCGCGACCTGGCCGGCTGCTTCCGCACCGAGGAAGGCGGCGGCTCGGTGGGGGTGTTCCCGATCCTCAAGGAGCTCCGCTACCTGATCCCGTTCCATCCCCCGGAGGAGACCCTTGCGTTCCTGCGCGACTGGGCCGACGACAGCGGCGAGCGCGTGGCGGTCCTGGGCGACGACGGCGAGAAGTTCGGGGTGTGGCCCGGCACCCACAAGTCGGTGTTCGAGGAAGGCTGGCTGCGCCGCTTCCTGGAACTCCTCTCGGAGCAGCGGGAGTGGCTCGAAGTGACCACGCCCTCCAGATGGATGGCCGCTCACCCCCCGCGGGGGCTGGTGTACCTGCCCACCGCCTCCTACACCGAGCTCACCGAGTGGGCCCTGCCCACCGCGGCGCAGTCCGAGCTGGCGGAGGTGAAGCGGCGCACCGCGGGCGTGCCGGGGGTGGAGGGCTTCCTGCGCGGCGGCTTCTGGCGCAATTTCCTGTCGAAGTATCCCGAGAGCAACCGCATGCACAAGCGCGCGCTGGACCTCTCGCGGCGCATCCATGAGCTGCCCGACGGCCGGCGCGAGGCCGCGCTGGACCCGCTGTGGCAGGCGCAGTGCAACTGCGCCTACTGGCACGGCGTCTTCGGGGGACTGTACCTGCCGCACCTGCGCGACGCCGTGCACCGCAGGCTGCAGCAGGCCGAGACGGCGCTGGACCAGGCCCGCGGCCTGGCGCTCTCCGCCCGCGAGGTGGATCTCTACAACGAGGAGGGGCGGGCCTGGGTGCTGCGCAACGCGCACGTGAGCCTGGGAGTCGCGCCGGACATGGGCGGCATGCTGTTCGAGTGGGCCGACGCGCGCACCGGGCACGACCTGGGCAACACCCTGGCGCGCCGCGCCGAGGCCTACCACCACAAGGTCGCCGGGGCGGTGTATGGCGCCTCGCAGGGCGGCAGCGTGAGCCTGGAGACTTCGGCCACGGCCAAGGAGCCCGATCTCGAGAGGCTGCTGGTAGCCGACCGCCTGCCGCGGGCGTCGCTGCAGGACCACATCCTCGCGCCGGAAACCTCGCGCGAGGATTTCGCGCGCTCCGCGCACGAGGAGTGGGGCGAATTCGCGGGTCTCCCGTACGCCGCCGAGCTGGACTGGGACCGCGGCAAGGTCTCGATGGAGCTGCGCCGCCGGGCGTGGGCCGGGCCGGCCCGCGCCACGGAGCTCGAGATCGTCAAGCGCATCACGCTGCGGGAGGACGATCCAGGCTTCGAGGTGCGCATCGTGGTGAGCCACGTCGGGGGGGTGCCCATCGATGCGCGCTTCGGCGTGGAGTGGAACCTCACCTTCCTGACCGGGGAGGCGGACGACCGGTGGGCCGACTTCTTCGAGGCCGGCGGCCGCGAGCGCATGGGCGCGGTGCGCGGACTGGCGGGGGTGCGGCGCGTGCGCGCCGCGGACGAGTGGCTGGACCTGGCGGTGGAGACGACGGTGGAGCCCGCGGCCGGGGCGTGGACGTTCCCGGTGGAGACCGTGTCGTACTCGGAAGCCGGCTTCGAACGCGTGTACCAGGGCACCTGCGTGCTGTTCCTGTGGCCCCACCGCCTCGCCGCCGGGGAGAGCCTGGAGCTGCGCGTCGAGCCGCGCCACGGGCACGCGGCGGCCGCGCCGGCCGCGGCGGCCGCGCGAGGCGATTCCGCGTGA
- a CDS encoding PTS sugar transporter subunit IIB, which yields MPWILVRLDDRLLHGQVAVGWAGRLKPRAIVIGDDSLSASDLGRELAEASAPPGVEVRVVPLLEAVALPPAESDGAFLLLRGPAELLRAVRAGADLPRVNVGGLHAAPGRVRILDYFHADPGEAAALREAAAAGCHLAAQDVPGNPEHEVLTLLLKAGL from the coding sequence ATGCCGTGGATCCTCGTCCGGCTGGATGACCGCCTGCTCCACGGACAGGTGGCGGTCGGCTGGGCGGGAAGGCTGAAACCGCGCGCCATCGTGATCGGTGACGACTCCCTGTCCGCCTCCGACCTGGGCCGCGAGCTGGCCGAGGCATCCGCGCCCCCCGGGGTGGAGGTGCGCGTGGTTCCGCTGCTGGAGGCCGTGGCGCTGCCCCCCGCGGAATCGGACGGCGCGTTCCTGCTTCTCCGCGGCCCCGCGGAGCTGCTGCGCGCGGTGCGCGCGGGCGCGGACCTGCCCCGGGTGAACGTGGGCGGGCTGCACGCCGCGCCGGGCCGGGTGCGCATCCTCGACTACTTCCACGCGGATCCCGGCGAGGCCGCCGCACTGCGGGAGGCGGCGGCCGCGGGCTGCCACCTGGCCGCGCAGGACGTGCCGGGCAACCCGGAGCACGAAGTATTGACCCTTCTCCTCAAGGCGGGACTGTGA
- a CDS encoding PTS mannose transporter subunit IIAB, whose protein sequence is MVQALIVAHGDLARALLETVESLTGPQPGVRALSNRDCNLPDLVERIREAAGAMGPGPLFIFADLLGGSCSQAARMVVEGRPEWRLVTGVSVPMLVNFFQNRDTAEPARILELLVDRARAGVRVFPEGGDAVDPRPAG, encoded by the coding sequence ATGGTCCAGGCGCTGATCGTGGCCCACGGCGACCTCGCACGGGCCCTGCTGGAGACCGTCGAGTCGCTGACCGGGCCGCAGCCGGGGGTGCGGGCGCTCTCCAACCGGGACTGCAACCTGCCCGACCTGGTGGAGCGCATCCGGGAAGCCGCCGGTGCCATGGGCCCGGGCCCGCTGTTCATCTTCGCCGACCTGCTCGGGGGCTCCTGCTCCCAGGCCGCGCGCATGGTGGTCGAAGGCCGCCCGGAGTGGCGGCTGGTCACCGGCGTGAGCGTGCCGATGCTGGTCAACTTCTTCCAGAACCGCGACACGGCCGAGCCGGCGCGCATTCTCGAGCTGCTCGTGGACCGCGCCCGCGCGGGAGTGCGGGTGTTCCCGGAGGGCGGCGATGCCGTGGATCCTCGTCCGGCTGGATGA
- a CDS encoding HPr kinase/phosphorylase, whose amino-acid sequence MNHLPVARFFEEEREELKLEKLTSGLESPVDITTSDVNRPGMALMGFVENFLAERIQIMGQTEISYLAQLSEKERRGAVDRLLQFQVPCIVVAKGLEVPAYLVERCDTLRIPVVRTPMSTTPFIHDLGKYLDTVFAPSIIMHGSLVDVYGVGLLLTGKSGIGKSETALDLVERGHRLVADDVVTLTRRQGDVLIGMGNQVLAHRMEIRGLGIIDVQSIFGIRSIRHQKRIEVQVNLHEWGSVDHVERLGLDDRHTTILDVSIPYIDIPIFPGKNITVIAEVVALNYLVKVYGYNPAEVFNQQLIETMRKRSVGRSWVRDDTE is encoded by the coding sequence ATGAACCATCTTCCCGTGGCGCGTTTCTTCGAGGAGGAGCGCGAGGAACTCAAGCTCGAGAAGCTGACCTCGGGCCTGGAGTCTCCGGTGGACATCACCACCAGCGACGTGAACCGTCCGGGCATGGCGCTGATGGGGTTCGTGGAGAACTTCCTGGCCGAGCGCATCCAGATCATGGGCCAGACCGAGATCAGCTACCTGGCGCAGCTCTCGGAGAAGGAGCGGCGCGGCGCGGTGGACCGGCTGCTGCAGTTCCAGGTGCCGTGCATCGTGGTGGCCAAGGGGCTGGAGGTGCCTGCGTACCTGGTGGAGCGCTGCGACACGCTGCGCATCCCGGTGGTGCGCACGCCCATGTCCACCACGCCCTTCATCCACGACCTGGGCAAGTACCTGGACACGGTGTTCGCTCCGAGCATCATCATGCATGGCTCCCTGGTGGACGTGTACGGGGTGGGCCTGCTGTTAACCGGCAAGAGCGGCATCGGCAAGAGCGAGACCGCGCTGGACCTGGTGGAGCGCGGTCACCGGCTGGTGGCCGACGACGTGGTGACGCTCACCCGGCGCCAGGGCGACGTGCTGATCGGGATGGGCAACCAGGTGCTGGCCCACCGCATGGAGATCCGCGGGCTGGGCATCATCGACGTCCAGAGCATCTTCGGGATCCGCTCGATCCGGCACCAGAAGCGCATCGAGGTGCAGGTGAACCTCCACGAGTGGGGCTCGGTGGACCACGTGGAGCGGCTGGGGCTGGACGACCGGCACACCACCATCCTCGACGTCAGCATTCCCTACATCGACATCCCCATCTTCCCCGGCAAGAACATCACGGTGATCGCCGAGGTGGTGGCCCTCAACTACCTGGTGAAGGTGTACGGCTACAACCCCGCCGAGGTGTTCAACCAGCAGCTGATCGAGACCATGCGCAAGCGGAGCGTCGGCCGGAGCTGGGTCCGCGACGACACGGAGTGA
- a CDS encoding HPF/RaiA family ribosome-associated protein, which produces MEVVITARHFKPSAMLREYVEEKFGRLARLAGRGQGDLHVTLTVERRVHRVEASLGAAVVKHESDDIMVSIEKAADRMKDLLRRNKDRASERKGRMGLKDGAAQRVTSRRVAPNVKREAFGNAEIDVDEAAEKLARSKKEFLVFVSSETGRVNVMYRRKDGLFGLIEPGVEGAGS; this is translated from the coding sequence ATGGAAGTCGTGATCACCGCCCGCCACTTCAAGCCCAGCGCCATGCTGCGCGAGTACGTCGAGGAGAAGTTCGGGCGGCTCGCCCGCCTTGCGGGCAGGGGACAGGGGGACCTCCACGTGACCCTGACCGTGGAGCGCCGGGTGCACCGCGTGGAGGCTTCGCTCGGCGCGGCGGTCGTGAAGCACGAGTCGGACGACATCATGGTCTCGATCGAGAAGGCCGCCGACCGGATGAAGGACCTGCTGCGCCGCAACAAGGACCGGGCCAGCGAGCGCAAGGGCCGGATGGGGCTCAAGGACGGGGCGGCGCAGCGCGTCACCTCGCGCCGCGTGGCGCCGAACGTGAAGCGCGAGGCCTTCGGCAACGCCGAGATCGACGTGGACGAGGCGGCCGAGAAACTGGCCCGGAGCAAGAAGGAGTTCCTGGTGTTCGTGAGCAGCGAGACCGGCCGGGTGAACGTGATGTACCGCCGCAAGGACGGCCTGTTCGGGCTGATCGAGCCCGGGGTCGAGGGCGCCGGAAGTTGA
- the rpoN gene encoding RNA polymerase factor sigma-54 produces the protein MEIKHGLHLSQRPALVMTMRLRQALKLLQLPQLELNLAIKQELQTNPMLEEVDDLEEELKVEDRATDGDAQLSPEPEPEKEPEEPKEGEDDLFDLLPGNDPDNPYIPAEDHSAERFEKVAVTTMSLSEHLETQLRLLQLTEDEVEVGTYIIGLIDDRGFLGSPRVDGGGEPATVVAEIAEVLGRPVELVDKVLGVIQSLEPVGVGARDLRECLLIQLRHRGYLEHPAYRMVEEQFDNLVHRRFHDVARHFKITLEQVQDAVDIIGTLSPKPGLDVSPEEPSYIIPDLVVDKVDGEYVVYLNDRHVPRLRIRSDYERLLREKRRGDETRAFVQGKLSSARWLIQTIEQRRRTMIKVMTSIVDKQRDFFEKGIAHLHPLTLQDVAREIGMHESTVSRVTSGKYVQTQRGVFELKFFFSSGLKQESGEDISAKTAKDIISRLVGDEDRKAPLSDQRIAELMKARGVDIARRTVAKYREQLQVPPARFRKRV, from the coding sequence ATGGAAATCAAGCACGGACTGCACCTCTCCCAACGGCCCGCACTGGTGATGACCATGCGGCTGCGGCAGGCGTTGAAGCTGCTGCAGCTGCCCCAGCTCGAGCTGAACCTCGCCATCAAGCAGGAGCTCCAGACCAACCCCATGCTCGAGGAAGTGGACGACCTCGAGGAGGAGCTCAAGGTCGAGGACCGCGCCACCGACGGCGACGCGCAGCTCTCGCCCGAGCCGGAGCCCGAGAAGGAACCGGAGGAGCCGAAGGAGGGCGAGGACGACCTGTTCGACCTGCTGCCCGGCAACGATCCGGACAACCCCTACATTCCCGCCGAGGACCACTCCGCCGAGCGCTTCGAGAAGGTGGCCGTGACCACCATGAGCCTGAGCGAGCACCTGGAGACCCAGCTGCGCCTGCTCCAGCTCACCGAGGACGAGGTCGAGGTGGGCACCTACATCATCGGGCTGATCGACGACCGCGGCTTTCTGGGCAGCCCCCGCGTGGACGGGGGCGGCGAGCCGGCCACCGTGGTGGCCGAGATCGCCGAGGTGCTGGGGAGGCCGGTGGAGCTGGTGGACAAGGTGCTCGGCGTGATCCAGTCGCTGGAGCCGGTGGGCGTGGGCGCGCGCGACCTGCGCGAGTGCCTGCTGATCCAGCTGCGCCACCGGGGCTATCTCGAGCACCCGGCCTACCGGATGGTGGAGGAGCAGTTCGACAACCTGGTGCACCGCCGCTTCCACGACGTCGCCCGCCACTTCAAGATCACGCTGGAGCAGGTGCAGGACGCGGTGGACATCATCGGCACGCTCTCGCCCAAGCCCGGGCTGGACGTGTCGCCGGAGGAGCCGAGCTACATCATCCCGGACCTGGTGGTGGACAAGGTGGACGGGGAATACGTGGTGTACCTCAACGACCGGCACGTGCCGCGGCTGCGGATCCGCTCCGACTACGAGCGCCTGCTGCGCGAGAAGCGCCGCGGGGACGAGACCCGTGCGTTCGTGCAGGGCAAGCTGAGCAGCGCCCGCTGGCTGATCCAGACCATCGAGCAGCGCCGCCGCACCATGATCAAGGTGATGACCAGCATCGTGGACAAGCAGCGCGACTTCTTCGAGAAGGGCATCGCCCATCTGCACCCGCTCACGCTCCAGGACGTGGCCCGGGAGATCGGGATGCACGAATCCACCGTGAGCCGCGTCACCTCCGGGAAGTACGTGCAGACGCAGCGCGGGGTGTTCGAGCTGAAGTTCTTCTTCTCCAGCGGCCTCAAGCAGGAGAGCGGCGAGGACATCTCGGCCAAGACCGCCAAGGACATCATATCCCGCCTGGTGGGGGACGAGGACCGCAAGGCCCCCCTGAGCGACCAGCGGATCGCCGAGTTGATGAAGGCGCGCGGGGTGGACATCGCGCGCCGAACCGTCGCCAAGTACCGCGAGCAGCTGCAGGTCCCGCCCGCCCGTTTCCGCAAGCGGGTGTGA
- the lptB gene encoding LPS export ABC transporter ATP-binding protein produces MLRAQGLVKHYGKWRVLDRVDVEVAPGEVVGLLGPNGAGKTTTFYLLVGLLVPDGGSITLNGRDVSRMPIYRRARLGLGYLAQEASVFRRLTVRDNVLGVLEVMKTPAAERRRRLDELLGELGIAHLADRKGYNLSGGERRKVEIARALAVQPSILLLDEPFVGIDPITVADIQDIVLRLSRRGIGILITDHNVREMLSTTDRAYLLFEGKIRVQGTSRELADDPWARKVYLGERFSLP; encoded by the coding sequence GTGCTGCGGGCGCAGGGCCTGGTCAAGCACTACGGCAAGTGGCGGGTGCTGGACCGCGTGGACGTGGAGGTGGCCCCCGGCGAGGTGGTGGGGCTGCTGGGCCCCAACGGCGCGGGCAAGACCACCACGTTCTACCTGCTGGTGGGGCTGCTGGTGCCCGACGGCGGCTCCATCACGCTCAACGGCCGGGACGTGTCGCGCATGCCCATCTACCGGCGCGCCCGGCTGGGGCTGGGCTACCTGGCGCAGGAGGCCAGCGTGTTCCGCCGGCTCACGGTGCGGGACAACGTGCTGGGAGTGCTGGAAGTGATGAAGACACCGGCGGCGGAGCGCCGCCGGCGCCTGGACGAGCTCCTGGGGGAGCTCGGGATCGCGCACCTCGCCGACCGGAAGGGCTATAATCTGTCCGGCGGGGAGCGGCGGAAGGTGGAGATCGCGCGCGCGCTCGCGGTGCAGCCCTCGATCCTGCTGCTCGACGAGCCGTTCGTGGGGATCGACCCCATCACCGTGGCCGACATCCAGGACATCGTGCTCCGGCTCAGCCGCCGGGGCATCGGGATCCTGATCACCGACCACAACGTGCGCGAGATGCTCTCGACCACCGACCGCGCGTACCTTTTGTTCGAAGGCAAGATCCGGGTCCAGGGCACGTCGCGCGAGCTCGCCGACGACCCGTGGGCGCGCAAGGTGTACCTGGGCGAGAGATTCTCTCTGCCCTGA